The stretch of DNA CCTTGCCCAGCAGTGCAGTCAAGGGCGGTGCTGGGACGATGAGCTCTGGGCTCCCGAGAAGCTTGCCTGTGGCTCAGGTGAGTCTGCTAACATCCGTGGACTCAGCTTCCTTTACTGTGAAATGCAGGTAACCACGTGGCTTACTCACGTGGGTAAGGAGCATGTATGGTTTTTAATGCACGAGGAAGCCCCTCATGTCCGTGtgggagccaccgtacccaggctTGGCAAGTAGCGGTTTATCGGTGTGCGACTCACATGGAAGTCTACGGCTCCATAGAAGCGTGGGTGTAGTCAGGTCTTAGCAGCACGctgatcttgtaaaaaaaaaaacaaaaaaaaaaacaaaaaaaaacagcctggtcttgaagtcctgtgcGTGTGACCATGGgcttctctgtgcccctcagTTCTGACAGCTGACCACGGGGCCGGTAGCGCCTCCTTTGGGATGCTGGCCCTGGCCAACAGGTGTCTGGCTGTGCACTATGGATGGTGCTTTCCCACCATGGGCACGAACACCCCCAAGGCACAGCTCAGGGGCTACACTGGCTGGACTGGTCAGACCTGTTCCTTCACAGGCCATCTCTTCCCTACCGTGAACAGGGCTGGTCTGCAGGACACCAGTGTCATGTTTGAGGTAGCCGTTGGCCATCCACTTAAACGGTCAATGTTTTTTCCCCACTTGAGCAGCTTCCTTGAGATTAAATGGatgacttgtataatttttttttttttgagactaggtctcactctgttgtcatggttggagtgcagcggtgcgctTTCGGCTCCccgcacccttgacctcctgggttcaagtgatcttccttcctcagcctcgcaaagtgctgggatggcttagcaccaccgtgcccggctgatgtGTGAATTTTAAGTGCACGATTCAGTGGCTTCCagtttattcagagttgtgcatgccttaccacaattgtttttaaaagctaccAGTGTGCCTGGTATGTCCATGGCTGTGCCTGCTCTGGACATCCGATGTAAACAGAAGGATGACTATGTGGCTTCTGAGCCAGGCTTTGTTACTTAGCACAGCAGTTTTGTAGCGGGTCTGGGGACTCTATTCCTCGTTAGGGCGGAATCGGGCCATAGCCATTCAGCTCACGTCATCCTGAAGCTGGTGGGGGATCACTGGGCCTCTGGCTGCCGCACCAGGGGAgggggactcctggcctcagggcagGCTAAGCCAAGGCTCTAGGCATCGGGGTACCCAGCAGGGATCGTGCTCCCACTGCGGTGGATGGAGCTGGCTCCACTCAGCGTGCCTTTGTGGCTGCTTCTCCCCAGACCACGCCCTGGTTGCCAGGGCCCAGCACGTGGTGACTTTTGACGGCCGGGTGTGGGACCTCAGCGTCCAGTGCAGCAGCATCCTCCTGGCCCAAGACTTTGCTCACAGCACATTCTCACGGATGCTGAGTCGGACAGGCTTGGGGCTCATGGTCCTGACCTTGGAGCTGAACCATGTGACCCTCATCTACTCCAGCCTTTAGGTGAGGAGGAGAGTCCCGAGCTTCCCCTGGAGACCTATGCCTGTGGCAGGTTGCCTGGGGGATGGCAGTTTCAAGCTCGTCCCCTGGCTGTCGGTCATCCCTCCTGCCCACTTCCTCCGGTCCACAGGCCTACAGGCTGTACAACTCCTCCATGCCACGGGATAGCCGTCCAGACCTCCGgctgccttttgccatgaaaagGAGGGAGGTCCCCAGGATTGAGCCGGCCAGTGAGGACGGGGTCTCCATGTCCTGTGACGTGGTCACCGGCCTCTGCAGCCTGACTGTGCACCTGTGGCACCACGGTTAATCTGGGCCCTGGCAGAGTTGGCCCACCATCAAAATCCTGTTCGGGATGCACCATTCTCAGCTTCCAGTGCAACAGGTCCCCGAGCTGTAGGCAGCCACTGTGGTTGAGAGGCCGGCACCAAGGCCCAGGCTTTCTTCCCGCATCCCTTGGATATATGGCTCCAAGGTGGAGTTGGCCTTTCTGTGGTCCCTCTGCCAAAGAACACAAAGGGCAGGCCTGGATTCTGGCCACTCGTGCTGACGATGTGGAGAGGGGATGGGGGGACACATGCTGTCCTCAGTCTCtgtgctttctctccttcttctgaTGAGGGTTTGGGGCCAGAGCTCTGGGAGTCTGGGTTGGAGGGATTTTACCAATCCTTCGTGTGCCTGAGGCTTATCTCTCATCCAGGACCCCTGGGGGAGGATCAGGGGCTCTCAGGATCACctcatctttcctcctccccacaggcaTATCCGCTGGCCTTCTGGACACCAGCGACAACGAAGCAGGCACCGATCTGATGTTGCCGgacggctctgtggctcacagcctggaggagctcagcccggcctggcaggtgagcaggtgcacctgcttttcttccctcCGGCTGAGTGTCTCGAGGGCCGCTCGCTGCAGAGTCCCAGGAGCGGCAGGTGGCCTGCCGGCTCTGCAGTGGTCTTTGCAGACCCAGGGTCGGGTGGAGTCTCCCGCTAAGGCCAATGTATGTGGGGGAGCCACATGGTTCAGCTGCATGCATGAGTCTTGCATCTGTCCCACCAGGTGGATGGTGACTGCAGGGCCACCGAGAAGCCTGAGCCGAGCTGCCCAGAACAGAGCCCCGCCCGCCAGGCCTTCTTCCAGGACCCCTCATCCAGCTTGGGGAACTGCTTCCGGGTGGTGAGTGTGAGCCTGTGCCCTGGAGCACAGCAAGCTCTTTCCCCAATCTACCCTGGGGATTGGCATGGAGCAGAGGCCTAGGCTAGAGACAGTGACTGGGGGGCTCTGATTTCAGATGGAGCCTGCACCATTCCTTAGCCTTTGTGTGCAGGACTCCTGTGGCACCCGGGagctccagcctgcctgcactCTGGCAGCCACCTATATCCACCTCTGTGCCTGCAGCTTCGTGTCCCTGACCCTCCTCCACAGTGCGGTAAAGTGTCCCATCTGGCGGGCTAAGAgtcaaaacaaatcatttaagGCCCGATACAGCCTGgatgtgtgtctcctccaaatctcactaTTGTTAGAGGGTGTGCATCCCTCATGGATGGTTTAGCATCCTGCGTTTGGTGAagtgtgagttcttgctctatttgtTCAACTGAGAGCAGTTTGTTTATAAAGAGCcttgcctctcctctctctctttgcacACACTCCCATTTCTGCCACGATCgtaagcttcccaaggcctcaccagaaggcaAGCAGATGCCGGAGCtgtgcttgtacagcctgtagaactgtgagtcaattatatgtgttatttatgatctacccaggctggagtgcagtggcacaatctcacctcactgaaactttcacctcccagattcaagcaatactcctccctcagcctcccaaaaataccggcaggtatttttgtagagatgatgtttttctaagttgtccaggccggtcatgaatttctgacctctggtgatccacctccctcggcctcccaaagtgccggatgacaggcgtgagccaccacgcccagcctcacgaGGGATTTGAATGTCCACTATCGTTTAGGGAAAATGCTCAGCCCccgtttttcctctgctctcctacTTCAAAAATCATCATCCACACAGAAGATGACTTGTATGAGCAAACGTGTGGGGATTCGTCTCCACTACCAGGGCGGACCtctaattcagttctgacactagcTACCTTGAGATCCTTCAGCCAGCGCCGCATACAATCGCCCCAGCCAGAGCCCCATTAAAAGGGCATAAATGTCAGTATCAACAAGAGGAGTGGACTTCCAAGGGCTACAGATGCCAGAATTCGTGGCTGCCATCCGTAGACATTTAAAACTTAATCGGAAAATATAACAaagggaggatgaaatgagatgatccAACTCGTCTCAAAGAaatgacaggccaggtgtggcggctcatccATGGAATCccggcacttgggaggctaagatgagcggaccacctaaggtcaggagtttgagaccaatgtggccaacatggtgaaaacccatctctactaaaaatacaaaaatcagccaggagcggttgtgtgtgcttttaatcccagctactcagaaggctgaggcaggagaaacgcttgaacccagaaggtggaggtggcagcgagccaagatcttgccaccgcactccagcctggtgacagagtgagagtctgtttaaaaaaaaattccaaaataaaaacagagaggacCCAGGATCCTTTGAGTCAGGAGGCACAATCCCCAAGACAATAAATCCATCCGTACCTAGACCCATTCAACACAGTTGCAGAAACGACAAAGGAAAGGTCCTAAAAGCTACCGAGGAGGGTGGAAAGAAGCAAGAACATGTTGACAATTGCTTTCCCACCGGCAGTAACAGAAGACAGTGGAGTAACAGAAAGTAAGCATGAGATTAGAGATGATCCCCACGTCAACGATTGCTGAATGAAATAACCTCTCAGCACTGATCTGTCTAGGATCTCTTTACCACAAACGGACACTTACTCAATGGACACATCCACATGTTGATTTATGTACTGTGTGTGTCTGCTTTCCCGCTATGGGGGCCGAGTATCTGCAAGGGAGACCACAtgtttgctctgtgaaagactcaATTCGGAGGATGAAAAGATAAGCTACAGATCAGGAAATATGTTTACAAACCACCTATCAGACCAAGAAATCATCTCCAGAGACTCATctgtataatacataaataactcaAAGCTCAAAAGTAGGCCAcagttgtattcccagcactttgtgaggctgaggcgagacGGCTCGAAGccgggagctcaaggctgcagtgagccaggacttcACTCCcggctgcatgacagagtgagagctcgtctcacaaaacaaaacctccaaagtaaaaaatgggaaataaacacatcaaccaTGTTTGCACTCCCAGTCATAGAGAAACAAGGTAGCGCTACACATCTGAGCTCCAGTGAGTTCCGGCACGGGTCGGTGAGTCGCAGGGACTCTGCGGCATAAAGCATCAGTCGAACATCCAAACGGCCAGGTTGTGATGACAGCATCCACCGATGAGTGCACTATAAAAAGCACTGTTGTAGTACCAAAACGGTGGTGGCTGCTGTTCTCAGCAGCTAGCCTTAGGCTTAGAGGCAGGAATCGAGGTCACGGTCTACCAAACAAATCCTCTCAGGAAAGAGCATCGTAATCCTGAAGTGTCAAGACAGGAGGTCGTGTGGCTCCACGGGAATTTTGGAGCGTCTGGGAATCAAGCAGAAGCACTCATTGTCCTGACCATGTAAATACAAAACCGTCAGCTAGGACATCCATAAACAGAACGTCTGGGACGACAGGCATCTCATAAGATTTATAGCCACAGGGTAACAATAAAGAATTGTCTGCAGTTAAGGTCCTCGGTCTCCCTCTTTGGGTCCGTCTGtttgtttgattatttctttcttcctttattgagatgcagtcttgctctgctgcccaggttgaagCGCCGTGAAGCAATCTAAcctcactaaaactttctcctttcaggttccagcaattccccttcctcagtcttctgaggagctaggattacaggtaagtgACAACATgtctagctgatttttttttttttcagtctagacGGGGGtgaatcatgttgtccaggctggtctcaaccatcagatctcatgatttGTGTGCCTCGACAACCTATACTACTGCGGTTGAAGGTGAGAGCCAtaaaggttagggttagggttagggttagggttagggttagggttagggttcgggttcgggttcgggttcgggttcgggttcgggttcgggttcgggttcgggttcgggttcgggttcgggttcgggttcgggttcgggttagggttagggttagggttagggttagggtttagggtttagggtttagggtttagggtttagggttagggttagggttagggttagggttagggtttagggtttagggtttagggtttagggttagggttagggtta from Callithrix jacchus isolate 240 chromosome 6, calJac240_pri, whole genome shotgun sequence encodes:
- the LOC144576846 gene encoding uncharacterized protein LOC144576846; translated protein: MSPAPGCATLLPGSPPPRGHNSRAMQGQGLWRHREACRGLWHYRARPRAYWTSQGPMGLGLRLHILLFSRLYDLAQQCSQGRCWDDELWAPEKLACGSGISAGLLDTSDNEAGTDLMLPDGSVAHSLEELSPAWQVDGDCRATEKPEPSCPEQSPARQAFFQDPSSSLGNCFRVVSVSLCPGAQQALSPIYPGDWHGAEA